A single genomic interval of Centropristis striata isolate RG_2023a ecotype Rhode Island chromosome 8, C.striata_1.0, whole genome shotgun sequence harbors:
- the prune gene encoding exopolyphosphatase PRUNE1 — translation MEEFLTSCRAVKVDPEQPGPGVHVVLGNEACDVDSMVCALTYAYFLSKTGESLVLPLMNIRQAELPLRSDNVFLLQQLDLNQDLLLFRDQLDLKTLHRHGRLRLTLVDHNVLPSSDSDLEGAVVEVIDHHLLEREPSPSCPVTVETVGSCATLVTERIIQKAPEVLNQQVAHLLYAAVVLDCVNMAPSAGKVTRKDSELVAALETRFVLPHRDDLFNSLHQAKFNVSGLSTEQMLLKDMKAVSGSLNVAISVLYLPVQDFLKGAELEAELSDFCLKFGYDFLLLMSISHDEKKEPIRELAVFSHSAACRHQVSVYLEQAQSPALSLRPISSPHPHITAYHQGNTVASRKKLLPLVKDFLKEQDAGCLGDGRLGDAADEEAESRFPPTPMNSLVDGCPLDAGPPPRLSARDLEEKISQMTSDP, via the exons ATGGAGGAGTTCCTGACGAGCTGCAGGGCCGtgaag GTGGACCCGGAGCAGCCGGGTCCAGGGGTCCACGTGGTCCTGGGGAACGAGGCCTGTGACGTGGATTCCATGGTGTGTGCTCTGACCTACGCCTACTTCCTGTCCAAG ACGGGTGAGTCTCTGGTGTTGCCGCTGATGAACATCCGGCAGGCGGAGCTGCCGCTGCGCTCCGATAAcgtcttcctgctgcagcagctggaccTGAACCAGGACCTGCTGCTGTTCAGGGACCAGCTGGACCTGAAGACGCTGCACCGCCACGGCCGCCTGCGGCTCACGCTGGTCGACCACAACGTCCTGCCCAG ttCCGACAGCGACCTGGAGGGGGCGGTGGTGGAGGTGATTGACCATCACCTGCTGGAGAGAGAGCCCTCCCCTTCTTGTCCTGTTACCGTGGAGACGGTGGGATCCTGTGCTACCTTGGTAACCGAACGCATCATCCAGAAAGCTCCGGAGGTCCTGAACCAGCAGGTCGCTCACCTGCTCTATG cGGCGGTGGTCCTGGACTGTGTCAACATGGCGCCCTCTGCTGGTAAAGTGACTCGTAAGGACAGCGAGCTGGTGGCGGCGCTGGAGACTCGGTTCGTTCTGCCTCACAGAGACGACTTGTTCAACTCGCTGCACCAAGCCAAGTTCAACGTCTCAg GTCTGAGTACGGAGCAGATGCTGCTGAAGGACATGAAGGCTGTTTCAGGAAGTCTCAACGTGGCGATTTCAGTCCTATACCTCCCAGTACag gactTCCTGAAGGGGGCGGAGCTGGAGGCGGAGCTCTCAGATTTCTGTCTGAAGTTTGGATACGACTTCCTGCTGCTGATGTCGATATCACATGACGAGAAGAAAGAACCAATCAGAGAGCTCGCTGTGTTCAGCCACAGCGCCGCCTGCAGGCACCAG GTGAGTGTTTACCTGGAGCAGGCTCAGAGCCCCGCCCTCAGCCTCCGTCCAATCAGCAGCCCCCACCCTCACATCACCGCCTATCACCAAG GAAACACCGTGGCGTCCCGTAAGAAGCTCCTCCCCCTTGTTAAGGACTTCCTGAAGGAACAGGACGCCGGTTGCCTTGGCGACGGTCGTCTAGGAGACGCAGCGGACGAGGAGGCGGAGTCTCGGTTCCCGCCGACGCCGATGAA
- the myo1eb gene encoding myosin IEb translates to MGSKERYHWLAQNVKVSGVDDMVLLSKISEDAITDNLKKRYMDDYIFTYIGSVLISVNPFKQLPYFSDREVELYQGAAQYENPPHIYALADNMYRNMMIDSENQCVIISGESGAGKTVAAKYIMSYVSKVSGGGDKVQRVKDIILQSNPLLEAFGNAKTVRNNNSSRFGKYFEIQFSRGGAPDGGKISNFLLEKSRVVSQNPGERNFHIYYQLLEGATSEQRENLGVTTPDYYFYLNQSGTYTVEDINDKKEFTDTMEAMSVVGLSVEDQDSVLQIVAGILHLGNISFREENNYAVVESQDFLAFPSFLLGIPQDGLCSKLTSRNMDSKWGGKTESIAVTLNTEQACFTRDALSKALYTRLFDFLVDCINKAMQKDQEELNIGVLDIYGFEIFQRNGFEQFCINFVNEKLQQIFIELTLKAEQEEYVQEGIQWKPIEYFNNKVVCDLIESKLNPPGLMSVLDDVCATMHAKGEGADQTLLQKLQGQIGSHEHFSSWNKGFIIHHYAGKVSYDVSGFCERNRDVLFNDIIELMQSSEFPFIKALFPENLDAEKRGRPSTASSKIKKQANSLVQTLMKCTPHYIRCIKPNETKRPRDWEENRVKHQVEYLGLRENIRVRRAGYAYRRVFNKFLQRYAILTKETWPRWTGDQRQGVMHLLNSVHMDQDQFQLGKTKVFIKAPESLFLLEEMRERKYNGYARVIQKAWRKHIAVRKYVKMREEASDVLLNKKERRRNSINRNFVGDYLGTDNHPEIRQFVGRRERIDFADVVVKFDRRFRTVKRDLILTPKFLYLIGREKVKQGPDKGQIQEVLKRKIEVNKVQSVSLSTLQDDFFIVHEEEYDSVLQSVFKTEFLSLLVKRYEEKTQKKLPLKFNNLLEFKVKKGGWGPFSSSGSRQIQFQAGQGDEVVLKPSGKVLQVSIGPGLPKNSRPTRKDRRKSRYMSNQAPPTSQYSSAPRSRGGGAPRGGGAPRGGGAPRGSLMRQQSSMDQPSLPRLQNQRRPDNQSHQSHDMGFMNVPDQGAAGLQRRRSKEVKPLPGAGRPKPAPKPKPRSPQCRALYAYDAQDTDELSFNADEVIEILTEDASGWWFGRLRGREGMFPGNYVEKI, encoded by the exons ATG GGCAGCAAGGAGCGCTACCATTGGCTGGCTCAGAACGTGAAGGTGAGCGGCGTGGACGACATGGTTCTCCTGTCCAAGATCAGCGAGGACGCCATCACCGACAACCTGAAGAAGAGATACATGGACGACTACATCTTC ACCTACATCGGTTCCGTTCTGATCTCTGTGAATCCGTTCAAACAGCTTCCGTACTTCAGCGACAGAGAAGTGGAGCTGTACCAGGGAgct gCCCAGTACGAGAACCCGCCCCACATCTACGCTCTGGCTGACAACATGTACCGGAACATGATGATTGACAGCGAGAACCAGTGTGTCATCATCAG TGGCGAGAGTGGAGCCGGAAAAACCGTCGCCGCCAAATACATCATGAGCTACGTGTCCAAGGTGTCGGGAGGAGGAGACAAAGTCCAG CGAGTTAAAGACATCATCCTGCAGTCCAACCCGCTGCTGGAAGCGTTCGGGAACGCCAAGACGGTCCGCAACAACAACTCCAGCAGATTT ggtAAATACTTTGAGATCCAGTTCAGTCGTGGTGGAGCTCCAGACGGAGGAAAGATCTCCAACTTCCTGCTGGAGAAAAGTCGAGTCGTCTCCCAGAATCCTGGAGAGAGAAACTTCCACATCTACTACCAG CTGCTGGAGGGGGCGACCTCGGAGCAGAGGGAGAACCTCGGGGTCACGACCCCGGACTACTACTTCTACCTCAACCAATCAGGAACCTACACAGTGGAGGACATCAACGACAAGAAGGAGTTCACCGACACCatg gaggCCATGTCTGTGGTGGGTCTGTCTGTGGAGGATCAGGATTCAGTTCTTCAGATCGTTGCAGGAATTCTTCATCTGGGAAACATCAGCTTCAGAGAGGAGAACAACTACGCCGTGGTGGAGAGCCAGGACT TCCTGGCGTTCCCGTCCTTCCTGCTGGGGATCCCTCAGGACGGTCTCTGCAGTAAGCTGACCAGCAGGAATATGGACAGTAAGTGGGGCGGCAAGACCGAGTCCATCGCCGTCACCCTGAACACAGAGCAGGCCTGCTTCACCAGAGACGCCCTGTCCAAGGCCCTGTACACCCGGCTCTTCGACTTCCTGGTCGAc TGTATCAATAAAGCTATGCAGAAGGACCAGGAGGAGCTGAACATCGGAGTCCTCGACATCTACGGCTTCGAGATCTTCCAg CGAAATGGCTTCGAGCAGTTCTGCATCAACTTTGTGAacgagaagctgcagcagatcTTCATAGAACTCACACTGAAGGCAGAACAG GAGGAGTATGTCCAGGAGGGGATCCAGTGGAAGCCCATCGAGTATTTCAACAACAAGGTCGTCTGTGACCTCATCGAGTCCAAACTG AATCCTCCGGGGCTGATGAGCGTCCTGGACGACGTGTGCGCTACGATGCACGCTAAAGGCGAGGGGGCGGACCAGACGCTGCTGCAGAAGCTGCAGGGACAAATCGGATCGCACGAACACTTCAGCAGCTGGAACAAAGGATTCATCATACACCACTACGCCGGGAag gtgtCCTATGACGTCAGTGGTTTCTGTGAGAGGAACAGAGACGTTTTGTTTAATGACATCATCGAGCTGATGCAGAGCAGCGAGTT TCCGTTCATCAAAGCGCTGTTCCCTGAAAACCTGGATGCAGAGAAGCGAGGGCGTCCGAGCACCGCTAGCAGTAAGATCAAG AAACAAGCCAACAGTCTGGTCCAGACCCTGATGAAGTGCACCCCCCACTACATCCGCTGCATCAAACCCAACGAGACCAAACGGCCCAGGGACTGGGAGGAGAACCGGGTCAAGCACCAGGTGGAGTACCTGGGCCTCCGGGAGAACATCAGAGTCCGCCGGGCCGGATACGCCTACCGCCGGGTCTTCAACAAGTTCctgcagag GTACGCCATCCTCACCAAGGAGACCTGGCCTCGCTGGACGGGCGACCAGCGCCAGGGAGTCATGCACCTCCTCAACTCCGTCCACATGGACCAGGACCAGTTCCAGCTGGGCAAGACCAAAGTCTTCATCAAAGCTCCAGAGTCG ctcttcCTGCTGGAGGAGATGAGGGAGAGGAAGTACAACGGGTACGCTCGAGTCATCCAGAAGGCGTGGCGCAAACACATCGCCGTCCGCAAGTACGTCAAGATGAGGGAGGAAG CCTCCGACGTGCTGCTGAACAAGAAGGAGCGCCGCAGGAACAGCATCAACAGGAACTTTGTGGGCGACTACCTCGGGACCGACAACCACCCCGAGATCAGGCAGTTCGTCGGACGCAGAGAGAGGATCGACTTCGCCGACGTCGTGGTGAAGTTTGACCGAAGATTCAGG ACGGTGAAGCGAGACCTCATCCTGACCCCGAAGTTCCTGTACCTGATCGGTCGAGAGAAGGTGAAGCAGGGTCCAGATAAAGGGCAGATCCAGGAGGTTCTGAAGAGGAAGATTGAGGTCAACAAGGTCCAGTCTGTTTCCCTGAG cACTCTGCAGGACGACTTCTTCATCGTCCATGAGGAAGAGTACGACAGCGTTCTCCAGAGTGTTTTTAAGACGGAGTTCCTCAGTCTGCTGGTGAAACGTTACGAGGAGAAAACTCAGAAGAAGTTGCCGCTCAAGTTCAACAACCT tcTGGAGTTTAAGGTGAAGAAGGGGGGCTGGGGTCCGTTCAGCTCCTCAGGGTCCAGACAGATCCAGTTCCAGGCGGGTCAGGGGGACGAGGTGGTCCTGAAGCCCAGCGGGAAGGTCCTGCAGGTCTCCATCGGACCGGGTCTGCCCAAGAACTCCA GACCGACGAGGAAGGACCGACGTAAGAGTCGCTACATGTCCAACCAGGCTCCGCCCACCAGCCAGTACAGCTCAG CTCCTCGCTCcagagggggcggggctcccagagggggcggggctcccagagggggcggggctcccAGAGGCTCCCTGATGAGGCAGCAGTCCAGCATGGATCAGCCCAGCCTGCCCCGCCTCCAGAACCAGCGCCGCCCCGACAACCAGAGCCACCAGAGCCACGACATGGGCTTCATGAACGTCCCCGACCAGGGCGCCGCGGG gctgcagcgGCGGCGGTCTAAGGAGGTGAAGCCTCTTCCTGGAGCGGGTCGCCCCAAACCGGCTCCCAAACCGAAGCCTCGCTCCCCTCAGTGCCGAGCGCTGTACGCCTACGACGCCCAGGACACCGACGAGCTCAGCTTCAACGCTGACGAGGTCATCGAGATACTCACTGAAG ATGCGTCTGGTTGGTGGTTCGGCCGGCTGCGGGGCAGAGAGGGAATGTTCCCCGGCAACTACGTGGAGAAGATCTAG